The DNA sequence aatctaCTATTTATCTTCGTTAAAATGtcggaaaaaaatatttaatttgagttattttaatttcaagttTGTATAAGCACATATCTCCATCATTTAAATGGTTCAAATGATATCATGaaataaatttgtttatttcgttaacataaaaattttaaaaaattaattgaaaaaatttaagttACATTTAAATGTTAAGTTGAACTGAGTTGAgttaaattctttataaataataatcagATTAGATGATTGAATGAATTTTATGAgatctattttaaataaatttaaatttatttaaatattaagataaatttatatatatttataaaaatttaaaaaaaaattatgagttttatatataaagaagtgttgaattaaaaaatgttacaatttttatgtataaagagagtttaaattaaaataaatttttaataatttaaaaattatgtatttatatattaaacttaatttaaaattaaactaaattgaaatatgataagcggtttgaactttgaaaaggTAATGTAGGAGGAGATAGGCATGGCGGTTTGGGGGAGGGGGTTGGCTGCAGCAGTGACTCGTGTTATCGCCATCATGGGCGCACACTCGTGGTGGTTTTGGGGTCGGTGCGTGCAGCAGAAGGAGGTTTGCGTGACGAGACTGGGGAAGGTGGGGGCGGCGTGGTTTTCAGAGCCGGAAACGCATTACAACGCTGTGACGATATACCGACAACGACATTAATATGCACTGCAGCTTCGGCAaagggagaaagagaaaagcTGCATCCATGCAGCCGCAAAACCACGTGTTCCCAATTGATTGATTCGGTTTCGGTATTACGGCAAAACCACGTATGCACGTAGtattcttttttgtatttttaaacgTAGGACAACTTGGATTTTTATGCAGTTGCTGCGTCATTGGgcagcaatatatatttaaaatcatttttttaattattaaataaaaaatatttaaggaaGGTAGCTCTTTACTAGTTACAGATGGGGTATGCGAGCGCTGgtattcttttaaaagaaatacgaGTAAATATAAATTCCATTAATGTTATGAATTGTGTAAAtggcatataatttttttaaaaaaatataaagtttattattaaaaaattaatttttttatataaattttaaagaaataatatttacagtcgtgaaatGAGTAAACGTCAAGCAATctctttaacaaaataaatcaatatgatatctatatgataaaaaattaattttttaataataaattttattctttatttaaaaaatatacgaTACTTACACAACTTATAACTatatcaaacattaaaatactgGTAGACACATAAATGCTATCACGAAGAGtcttaaaatttctattcattcaAAAGGATAGAAACCATCCACTCATTTTACTCTTATCTATTATGATAATGTATCATTATCTATTAATctatgaatttttctttttctaaaaaggTATCAAACTTTTTTGCCCCCgagaaaaaaagtcaaaaaaaacaacctaaaattaaacaattacacaatcaaaatcaaaatcaaaacatgGAACATAACCCTAGTTgacatcaaaacaaaatacagtTCAAAATGTGCCATAGGAAACTAAAGTTTTGTGCTATGtccattcttttttatatttagattcctataatttgaataaattagAATTAGGATCCTTCATTAATTTCTCTATTCATTAACGTTAATTTAATCACAAGTTGTCAGCcgttggttttgattttttaaaaataggtcaagtttcctttaaaataaaaaatttaacttaaattggattttttctttaaaaaaaaaaaaaaacaacttcgAAAAGCTTAGCTTTTAGAACTTGCAATAATATTAATTGGCCATTATAgtagatttttttcttaattatattgACTAATTAAGGCTAACAAAATATAGTTTATACTTTATATTGACTAATTATATAAGAAGTGCCAAAACTGTAAAGAAatcttaaaaaagtaaattcatatatctaaaaataaataaataaatttataaattaacatagttttatatgatacgttaaatctattttataataataattattttacaatctaatgtacCATACTGAATTACGACAATTTGTTAAATTTCTTTATAGTTAAACCACGTCAAtctgtaaatttataaaataaacagcTAGTTCATCAATTCTAATTTACTTTATATATGAATGAATTGATTCGAGTTTCTTgttgaattaattttatgtatagtaataatttatttatttttccatcgAGCTGAAAGTTGTTTGTCGATTGTTACTAACTATTTGATTTAGaccaaataaattatttattttataattatctgttatttattttttactttttaagtaGTGATCATAAAAACaaggttttatatttttgtaaatattttattataaataaatcaattattatttttaaagtatatGTGCAAACCGTACCCCTATTAGTAATAccatttcttttcatcttctaaatatttaagatgagaaatgatatttgaaatcGGAGAATATGTAAAtgtcatgtaattattttgaaaaagaatagaattcactattaaaattttacttttttatttttctatttgaatcttatatttaatcattttttcaaaaaaattatatgacactttttttttataaatacataacACTTACgtactgtaaatattatttctatttgagatatattatatatcagctATTATTCACCCCACCGTACCCCACACCTTGAtgtcacttttttctttttgtttaatgTCATACTTATTATTATCaaacccatctctctctctcttcaatctctttctctcctcaagctctctcccatcaaactccatctctctttGACCTCTCttctcaagctctctctctctctctttaacctttctctctcctcaaaCTTTCTCTCCTTGACCTTTCTCCAGGCCGGCTTAATGGTAAGGTTAGTTAGTCCATTGCCTAAGGCCCCCATCTTATGTAAGAcctttaaaatagaaaatgaagtgtttttttcttaatttaaaaaaaaataaaaaccattttattatataaaattttaaataaatttaatatttttcaatatgtgcAATGTcccataatactaaatttaatagttaatataatgaattatttatattttaaataattttttaagattttgctAAATTGAGGTAATAAATTTGCATTAATACCTCATTTTAAGTTGTAGTattcaatataaatttaaaaatattattttatttaaaatctttaaataaagtttttaaataaaatctcattttattgaaaattttaaaaatattttatataataatttattactttattctaTTATAATTACGAATGACTAACTTAAATTTTACATTAAACCTCAATTTAGATCGAGCTTTTCTCTCCCTCAAAATTATTATACTTTTTGTATCTCTCCTCcctccttcctcttcttcctctttaaATTTCTGTACTACACATACTCTTTTTGTGAATGATTAGGTTTAACTGCCACATAAAATATagtgtaaaataaattaaagaattaatgaaaagaataagaattttactatatacaaataaagtcacgtactaatctgcatatcaatattaattcttttatatttaaaatttaaattagtattatttttaataaaatttactttttaactaattacaataaattaatacatatattaatatacaattatacttacaattaaattttttcaaaaaataattctcGCCAACAACACTATTGAAAGTTAGAACAAAAGACCTCGCAACTCTACTTTTTGGTGAAATGAACACCGTAGATTAAAGCGAGACCGTCTTTGATAGAGTCAAGACTCAATACCGATCGTTGCTGACAGATAATGTTTTTGATAAGAGGAGAGAGATGGCAGTGTGAAGGCAGGAGAAATTGATTGCAATTTCCAAGCTGTCCAACGTCATTACAGTTACAACTTACAACTGACATTTATCATGATTTTAGACGGGTCAGTCAATAGTATCGATGTTCATATAAAAATGGAAAACACTAAAATCACCGCTGGTAGCTTCCATTGAAGGTTAATGTtgacctaattttttttttaattttttcttttctttaatgattaagaattttttttaatattattataatttttttatatttttttaaaatgtttaaaactattaaaaaatgatttgaaaaaaaaaacaaaaaaattttttgtCCAACGGTGGCGGGAGCCACCCACCAACTGTGCCTGTAGCACCatcctataaaaatatattggacTTTTGGGGATCAAcccaatactttttttaatattttatagcaCATCAAAAAAAGACACcccttaattaaaaaataaataaataaattcctaCACATAATCAATCgataaatgcatatatatatatatatatatttaatatctttaaatacttattttataaaaaatacataaattcaataatatttacaataaaaaaaaaagacatccCTTTCCAtcacaataaagaaaaaaaaaatctcaactaGGACATatcttttcaataaaatatagaaaatgataaattCATATTTCTTTGTAactattttgtaattttattataaatagatttaattatgtgaaattgaaattatttttaataaagtaatataactatattagccAATTGTAAAAtagctataaaataattataattgtattattatCCATAAAAAATAGTGAAGCTAAAATATTGACTCAACCTCGAATTCTTTGGATAGATTGAGGAAATGATCTTGACCACAAAATAAAGGAATTTTTGTGCAAGACCATGAAAGATTTGCGAGACTGCGATAAAGAGCTATAATGGATATGATCGACTATAGTTGATTGTATTAATAtgagttcttctactcattaagaaaaaaataaaaaataaaaataaatatgtgatgtaggaatgatgagtaaaattaTTCAATATCAGATATAACTTTCTACACTCATACTCTAGACCGGGATCAAATCAACAATCGATATCCATTGTCTACTTTGATAAAAGAGAGAAGTtaccattttctcaaagaaaagaggaaaaaaaataagagtaatCCAAGATACAATTTGAGAGTATATAAGTTATGCACATTCTctttaaaaagataatttatactattaaaagatatttttttttttaaaaatatgaatatcagttttatccaatttttttaaaaaaataattatgtaacttgcatatttataaattataaatatcatttagactctgtttggatgttgagttgaattAAAATGAGTTAAGTTTTGTTAAGATAGTGGAATGAGTTTTGTAAGACTCACTTAAGATGAGTCTAGATGTATTTAGATGTCCAAATGAGTTcagatgtatttataaaaagttgaaaaatgttatagGTTTCTTGTgtaaagagatgttgagttgaaaaaattatggATCTAAcgtgtaaataaatttttaattaaaataagttaagtgatttgagagttgagtatttagatattaaatttaatttaaaattaaatttaactgaatttatctcaatttaatctaaattttaaacggagctattattataataaaaaaacccGCTGAATTGAGTGACGTAAGAATTCTAATTTGGTTGGCGTAGTACAGCCACGTCAAGCCAAGTCCGCGGTCAACATGGCGCCGGGGGTTTCCTTTTGTGAACGGTTTTCTCCCCTCTAATCAGCCTTGAGTGCTGGAGTCAGGGAAGGCTGGCTGGAGACTCATCTTAAGGAAATGATTCGATCATTTCTTCGTCTTCAATCCtaaattattgttgtctttTCGATCAATGTCTTCTGAAATAAATGTCCACTTTCAACGTGTCTGAAGATATGAAGGTTTCGTAATGTGTAGACAAAATATGGCCTACGCCCAATACGATAAATCCCAATGTGACAAGAAATTGTGTTCAGGTCTTCCTTTTCTCTTCATTAATTGGTTTATATACTCTGAAGTCCGAATGCTGACTCTGATTTTTTTCAAGACTTTTTTAGCCTTTTAAGTAATTTTATGttattctatttctatttttatcaaattaaaaatagaaaccaCATATTTAAAGTTTAAGGCTGTGTTTGTATGTTAAgctaaattgaaataaattgaattttttataaatattaataaattgagGTAGTAAAGTGATTTTTGTAAAATCtatctaagatgagtttaaatgtgtttAGATGGTAAtataagtttatatttatttatgaaaaattaaaaaaaattgtgaatccCGCGTGTAAAaatgtattaaattaaaaaatattgtgagtcTCATgtgactcaatttaaaattagactaaactgaATAAATATCAGTGTGCTTAAACAACCAAACGGACCTAAGATTAGAGTACATGATTTATTCGTTCAAATGCCATCAGCATTGTTGCCCCCTTCTATCAAGGTAAGGTGCCATTGTCGCTCTTGATTTCTACCGCAGCCTCCACCACTGCCATCGATTAATGAGTTTTCCAATACGAGGCTTTATAGACATGGTCCTATTATCCTCGATCAATGTTGTAAGTGAGTTAAGGTACTGTTTGAATTcagaaaatatctcattttataattacaaattttttaaatttttacacaaaatataataaataattcaatttttttaaattttaaaataataatattaaaaaataatattttaaaaatattttatacaacttttaacttttatgtaaaatcatctcatctcatctcactattcaaaaaGTCTCTTAAAGCAAGTTACAACCTAAACATGTACATTGAAAAACCGTTCAATCTCCCAATCATGCAAGCATGCGGTAAGCTGGTTTTCATTCTTTAAGCATGTGTGCTTGTGCATTTTCCATTTCATATTGGACATTTAAGCACTCTTGAGATTATTTACATGCACAAACATCCATATAAAGGCTTGTAAACAATCAATGAAAACTAATCCTAACCAACCACAAAATTGCACCGGCAAGCAATGATTAGTGAAACATAGGGGTGTAAAAGGTTTGATTCAGTTTTAGACAAATTTAAGACCAAATCGGTAGGTATTGATTTTGCATTTTCTAAAACCGATTACACATCAGTTATGCTCTTAAACCGGTATTCTGGTTATCGATTTCCAGTCCGATTCAGTCCGTTTTCCAATTTTAGAAGTTAGTtgttccttaaaaaaaaaaaaaaaatcctgtaTCATCATGGTGAAATGATTGAAGATGACCTCGACGTGAAAACACTatgcttctattttttttttttaataccaagCCCAAATAACccaatatactaatagactTCCAAAGCAACACAGTTTAGTAAAACTTTGTACCCTTCTGCATCTCAATCAAATCATACAGTTTAATGAACTTCAAAATCTCTGAGAGTTTCATGAGGCTAATTCAATAACGTAGCATGAACCAAAGAAAACAAACATTAGCAGCTTATAATCCTAACAAAACCCACTTCACTTTGCTACCAATACGGACTTTCTACAAGAAACCTAGTGACAAAAAGTCAAATTAAAACATTACTACGGCAGATTTCTCAATGAGCTAAAACGTAGTTAATAAATAGAAGATCTTGTTAATaagagaattgaaaaaaaaaaaaccaatatccaatacaaaaaaaagttgaaattcaAATGTCTAACACAagcaaagtaaaataaaaatttagcgTCTCGACTCCACATAAATATAAGGAACAATTGCAACTTCCAATTAAACTAAacttaagaaataaatattaaacaGAGAGGGTATCTACGTAATCCCTCAACATGCAATCCATAATCTCTCAACATGTAATCCATAATCAACAGAAACCAGTATAAGATAAATTAGACCTTGCGTTTAGGGGAGGTGCTGCGTAACAAGGGAGGAGCTGCAGATAGAGAAGAACGACGAGCatttgagagtgagagagggctGCAGCCTGCGTATAGGAGGGGAAGCGTGGGAGGGGAGGCAGCAGAGATTGAGAATCTGAGAGAGGGGAGGGGCTCCgtgggaggggaggggaggcaATAGAAATTGAATCTAAGAGAGGAGAGGGGCGGGGTACATGTTTTTAGTTTTACCTTAAAGTCTGAAAGTAAATGCACTAAAACGAGGCCCTTTTTtgagtatataattataaattataatctagtgattataaaaaagtatatattagactattagtatttgttaattgttattgtcaatttagtttattataactatattattgatagactatagtgatagtcttagtatagtaatttagtattaatattactatatcattatttagtattagattataatatcattgtaggctattagtattaattgtagtaattataacaagtatatattattatttgttaattgttatagtgagtttagtttattataactatattattgatagattgtagtaatagtaatatagtattactatatcattattttatatgtgattatttagtatagtgatttatatactaatatatacatAGCCTTAAAGTATATttctaatagtaatatagtattagactattaatattattataaatattagtattaattataatgattagaataactatatattagtatttgttaattattatagtgagtttaatttattatagcTAAATTTTTGATAGACTATATTGATCGTATTTCGTATTAggtcataaaatgtaaattgtaattaatataaattatatactaatatatattagtattattaatcTACTAATATCTTATATACTTCTCAAAAACactattgagaatttattaggccatcaaaatttagtaataatatttgagtgattttctttattttttggttgttacttcttatgataaaatgttattaatatatattttatatttaaagcatatcatcaattaaattttcatgtttaagattaaacttttattttataaatataataaaattatcttatttataattataatttatattattatatattatatataaaaattatatataatagaaaacatattataaatttatatataatattttaaaaaaattaaaatatatattaaatagaacCGGTCCGATTCGGACAAAAAATGTCAGGAATCGAAACCGGACCCGTTCCGGCTAGTTTTTCATTTATGgaaaccggttccggaccggaccgattttCCGGATTTGTTTTATACCCCTAGACTGAAACATTAGATGAAAACATGaccaagaaataaaatacttattcaTACTAGTCCACATTAGTTTCCAAATTGTACATCCAAgacatatttttcttcaaatcgtTTCCTGATTAGGAGATATTTTAATGAAACAATGGTAAAGGTTGACAGTAATACAATCAGACCATGAACTATTTGAAGGGTTAAAAAAAGGAGGGTAAAAATTACTTTGAGTAATAGGAAGAGTgataattgggaaaaaaaaattgtttcctTGTGGTACTTCAAAAGAGATGCAAGAGTGCAGGGGAATGCCAAGGCTAGGTAAATAACTAGTGGAGACTAGACTTGCTGGGGTCAATTAAGGcctagtttgttttcacaaaactttcatctcatctcatcttaatcattacaacatttttaaatcctcatacaaaataaaatcccaatacaactttttcaaatcccaatacaaaaataatatattctaataatattttatttaacttatctcaactcatctcatctcatctcatctcatctctgagaACATAAATCAACATAATGGTTAAGTTGGCTCTTCTAGCCATGTCTTGGGTAGAAACCATTGACAGACATCCCTCCATCAACACAAATAATCTGGCCAGTGATATAGGATGATGCAGGTAAGCAAAGGAATGCCACAAGAGACGAAACCTCCTTTGGATCTCCAAGACGCCCAAGAGGAGTTCGAGAATACACCTCTTCTAGGAATTCTTTGTTGCTAAGTACCTGGAACAAAGGAAAATCAAGATCAACTTCAACTTTTCATGTTGACTTAGGTTTCAGCCTTTTTACATTCCATGCATTAGTAAGTGCAAGTCCTAGCATTTTAGACTGCAAATTTTTTAGGGATCTGGTTTTGCACATGATGAATAGGAAGGAGGCTGCTTTTGAACAACAATTCTAAAATTTTGCTTTCAGCGTATCAATTTCAGTGGCATTATGATACATATCACACTTTCATTCCACTTTTATCATATTGTGCCGATGTGGCATTGACcatcaactattatataaactcttatttttccaaataacaaatACGAGGGTTAATAGATAATGCAGCATCAATACAGTATGATAGGAGTGGGATAATTGTGTAGtctatatcattttccatttcagTTCGGTagccaaattaaaaaaaaaaaaaaaaaaaatcaaatctataaaccaatcaataaaaaaatgctcCTTTTCAATTGAATTTACTTTCATTAACATGGTAGTTAGTGTTGGTGTGGGTTGTATTTGCGTAACTTTCTTGGAAAGAAGAAGGTAGCAGCAAGAAGCTGCTATGATTTCACACATGATTATTGGTCAGAAAGCAGTCTGCAAGGGCTCAATCAAACTAATAATCACATCAGCAATGCAAAAGGTGAAGTACCTGCTCCACCATTGAGGTTCTGATGTACCAAGGCGCCACAGCATTACTTCTTATATTATCTTTCGCCCACTCACAAGCCAGACTTTTAGTGAGTTGATTGATTGCTCCTAGgaatcacataaaaataaaaagaaaaaaagagcttTTGATAAACTCCTCGAGTTCAAAGTTTATAGGAAGATGCGATAATGGTTTCAGGTAAATTACCTTTTGTTGCACCCTGAACAGACATAGACTTCAGTGAGAGAAAACCCGTTACAGAGGACGTGAATACAATGCTACCAAATCCCGATGCTTTCAAAGGTTGATAAGCAAGTTGGGATATATGGAAAACAGACTCGAAGTTGGTCGACATGAGAGTAGAGAATTCCTCAGCTGTGAAATCCACCATTGGTTTCCTTATGTTTGTCCCAACATTATTTATCTACGGATCAAAATGTGGTGGCTTTCGAGTTCAGTGAACAGGAAATGAAGTTCGAAATGATACGCTTCCGATTATAACATGTTAAATCACAAAAATGGGAACTCAAACAGAACAGAACATACACGCTCGCACGCATGTTTGTGTGTGCATAAGATGAGGAAATCCAGGAGCTTACTTACGAGGATGTTGAGCTTCCCATCAAACACGGAAGACACAGTCCCCACGAGCTCCTCTCTCTGAACTCGAACTGACACATCACAGACTGACCCAGTTACCCCAAAACCCAAATTATCCCATTCCCTCAAGCACACATCCAGCTCACTTGAATTCCTACAACACGTATGCACTGTCGCCCCAAGGCCCGCCAGTTCCTCCACAATCGCATGcctaaaaataccaaaaaattcCCAATTTTCACGAGCCAAGGAGAAAAGAATGCAAAAAAATAGAGTCCAGAATTTATAAGTAAACGTACCCCATTCCGCGAGTGCCGCCGGTAACGAGGGCGGTCATCCCGCTGAGCGACCATCTGGGATTGTCAGTGGGGCCACTGTTTCTACTTGAAAGTAATCTGGGTTGTCGGCTTCGGATGGGTCTTACGCGGGTGGGTTGTGATATTCGGAGCTTGGAATGAAGGGATGACTGTGGAATTGTTAGGTTTGAGAataatgaagaagaggaagaagaagacggTGACGGAGTAGGGGGAGTTGGAATAAGGGTTTGAGACATTGCAGCCGCCCAGCAAGCAAGCAGTGCTGGGAGTTTGAGGTTCACGGTCGGACAGGGATTTCAGTAAGTTGCGGACCTTGCGGTTTCGAAATACAGTTTGTCATCGTTTATGGGttaaattgaaagttaaataaaatattattattattataaaatttaaaaaaattaaattatttattatattttatataaaatttaataagattataataataaaaaaaataaaatatttttattatttgccaTTTGTCCGACGTCTTAAAATATTAGGTTAATGTATCTAAAAGAAGACATATTAGTAATGAATCATTGATAGTGAAATATTGATAGACAATACAAGTTAAATTGATGTCGATGGAGTTTGTACAAAATCAtgtaatttcttaaagaatatttttttaacatatatggAGGGTGTAGCTATGTGTTAcagacttagaatttcttcacatgTTTTGTATAGTCTTAAGAGGTTTTGTCCCCACAAAACTCTTAAATAAACCTTCTAAATGACtcaagataaaagaaaataaatctagagtGAGAAAGTAAAGAGAAAAACTCTAGAGAATTTATTTGCTATTATTGCTTGGTGCCTTATATAAATAAGGACTCTTTCTATTTATAGAAATATCTTGGTACAAAAAATGGTTAGAATTGTGATACTTGTCatcaatttaaagaaaagaaCATTCTAGATCATTATTCTAGAATTATCTATAAGATTTCTCTTAAGAGGTTTTATACTATTTTAGAGTATTCCATATAACTTTATAACATTTTACAAGTTTTAAGAATAatctataaaaaattagaaaactcTAAAAAGTTATAgaattctctaaaaaaatatgagCGGTGACATATGGGTGTTCTCTCTCTTTACAAATCACAATAACAAAAGAGGCAGAGAAGTCGTAGACAATATATCATCTAATCTTCATAATCGATGATGCTAcgtatacatatttataatatagttgACACGTCTACCCGCTAATCAATCCAAAATTAATATGTCATCATGAGCATGAAAAATACCGACGAAGAAGCCGGTTGAATTCATCATTATCAtaaagactatatatatatatatatatattgaatgagaagtatttttgtaaaataaaaaatatccttATTGTTAAACATGATTGTACGtcgagtaatattagatataagttttaaatagataaatttcatataaattatttgtaaacaagtaaatcacattaataaataatatattttttacgaTTTTATATAGTGGgatctacttttttacaaaaacttatatgagatttgtctatttaaaacttatatacaacattactcatatatatatatatatatatatttttttttaaatgctggTGGAAACattttcacacacacacactatatatatatatatatattatacacacacatacgTATAATGGTACGtaatttagtttataaattagCTATTGGGATGAAATGCATGTTAACTATATGTAGGTACGATCTCTTGAGCTCCAAATGGCAGACGTGTAGATGATCAGCAAGATCAGGATATAGATGGTGCATATGTACATTGCCTTGTTGGCACGTACACTCAGTTTTAGATGAGCAGGACATCCTCT is a window from the Carya illinoinensis cultivar Pawnee chromosome 14, C.illinoinensisPawnee_v1, whole genome shotgun sequence genome containing:
- the LOC122295092 gene encoding tropinone reductase homolog At5g06060-like translates to MSQTLIPTPPTPSPSSSSSSSLFSNLTIPQSSLHSKLRISQPTRVRPIRSRQPRLLSSRNSGPTDNPRWSLSGMTALVTGGTRGMGHAIVEELAGLGATVHTCCRNSSELDVCLREWDNLGFGVTGSVCDVSVRVQREELVGTVSSVFDGKLNILINNVGTNIRKPMVDFTAEEFSTLMSTNFESVFHISQLAYQPLKASGFGSIVFTSSVTGFLSLKSMSVQGATKGAINQLTKSLACEWAKDNIRSNAVAPWYIRTSMVEQVLSNKEFLEEVYSRTPLGRLGDPKEVSSLVAFLCLPASSYITGQIICVDGGMSVNGFYPRHG